One stretch of Penaeus vannamei isolate JL-2024 chromosome 7, ASM4276789v1, whole genome shotgun sequence DNA includes these proteins:
- the Snx27 gene encoding sorting nexin-27 isoform X2 has product MLNYSLQNVFRESLKENGVNVEGAEHRYVVELIKQGGDVLKLTVISVSQKEAERLEPSEETSGFSYIDYSEKRSLPISIPDYSYIESAGDKYVVFNIYMAGRHLCARRYREFAVLHNNLKREFMDFNFPKLPGKWPFSLSEQQLDGRRRGLELYLEKVCAVRVIAESDIMQDFLNDSDDHQGNSIRVDLKVLLPDKTVVTVTQAKNVLAHQVYQAVVEKINLPPETAKCFALFEIVEYNFERKISDDEFPHNLYIQNYSTATATCLCLHRWIFNPQREIRLCATDDTAHTWLFWTAVEDVNRGHIKPTDQLYQLKALQDVARKEQYLQVVRGCEGYGDIVFPHCPCDSRKKGHVVAYVGYKSFRLQACKEDGTLQTQVIDFAWSTIEKFEIDDEGMAFCFLYRQTEDLIRWVKIFTPYYHFMDECFQRIQEEQQWT; this is encoded by the exons ATGCTAAACTACAGTCTCCAAAATGTGTTCCGCGAGAGTCTTAAAGA GAATGGGGTGAACGTGGAAGGTGCCGAACACCGATATGTAGTAGAGCTCATCAAACAAGGTGGAGATGTTCTTAAGTTGACGGTGATCTCGGTTTCTCAGAAG GAAGCAGAGAGGTTGGAGCCAAGTGAAGAGACTTCAGGGTTTTCGTATATAGACTATAGTGAGAAACGATCGCTACCCATATCAATTCCTGACTACTCGTACATAGAATCGGCAGGGGACAAGTATGTTGTTTTCAATATCTACATGGCAGGGCGTCACCTCTGTGCTCGCAGATACAGAGAATTTGCTGTCCTACACAATAACCTCAAGAGGGAGTTCATGGATTTCAACTTCCCAAAGCTACCTGGGAAGTGGCCATTTTC CCTCTCCGAGCAGCAGCTAGATGGACGGAGGCGAGGATTAGAGCTTTATCTAGAAAAAGTTTGTGCTGTGAGAGTGATAGCAGAATCTGATATAATGCAGGATTTCCTGAATGACTCAGATGATCATCAG GGAAACAGCATTCGTGTAGACCTCAAAGTATTACTACCAGATAAGACTGTGGTGACAGTAACGCAGGCCAAGAATGTGTTAGCTCACCAGGTGTATCAAGCTGTTGTGGAGAAGATTAATCTTCCTCCGGAGACAGCAAAGTGCTTTGCGCTTTTTGAGATTGTAGAGTATAACTTTG AGCGTAAAATTAGTGATGACGAATTTCCCCACAACCTGTACATTCAAAACTATAGCACTGCAACAGCAACATGTCTCTGTCTGCACCGCTGGATCTTCAACCcacagagagag ATACGCCTTTGTGCAACTGATGACACTGCTCACACATGGCTGTTTTGGACGGCTGTGGAGGATGTGAATCGAGGCCATATCAAACCCACAGATCAATTGTATCAGTTAAAGGCATTGCAAGATGTTGCTCGAAAGGAGCAGTACCTCCAG GTTGTCCGTGGATGTGAAGGCTATGGTGATATAGTGTTTCCTCATTGCCCATGTGACTCTAGGAAGAAGGGACATGTTGTTGCCTATGTGGGTTATAAGTCATTTAGGTTACAAGCTTGTAAAGAGGATGGTACATTACAG ACACAAGTAATTGACTTTGCCTGGTCAACGATTGAGAAGTTTGAAATAGATGATGAGGGCATGGCCTTCTGTTTCCTCTATCGGCAAACTGAAGACCTTATCAGATGGGTGAAAATATTCACTCCCTAT TACCACTTCATGGATGAATGCTTTCAACGAATCCAGGAAGAACAACAGTGGACGTAG
- the Snx27 gene encoding sorting nexin-27 isoform X1, giving the protein MSSFNPGPRVVTIYKTDTGFGFNVRGQVSEGGQWRPINGELYPPLQHVSAVLEGGAAEQAGIRKGDRILEVNGVNVEGAEHRYVVELIKQGGDVLKLTVISVSQKEAERLEPSEETSGFSYIDYSEKRSLPISIPDYSYIESAGDKYVVFNIYMAGRHLCARRYREFAVLHNNLKREFMDFNFPKLPGKWPFSLSEQQLDGRRRGLELYLEKVCAVRVIAESDIMQDFLNDSDDHQGNSIRVDLKVLLPDKTVVTVTQAKNVLAHQVYQAVVEKINLPPETAKCFALFEIVEYNFERKISDDEFPHNLYIQNYSTATATCLCLHRWIFNPQREIRLCATDDTAHTWLFWTAVEDVNRGHIKPTDQLYQLKALQDVARKEQYLQVVRGCEGYGDIVFPHCPCDSRKKGHVVAYVGYKSFRLQACKEDGTLQTQVIDFAWSTIEKFEIDDEGMAFCFLYRQTEDLIRWVKIFTPYYHFMDECFQRIQEEQQWT; this is encoded by the exons ATGAGCAGTTTCAACCCCGGGCCGCGGGTGGTGACCATCTACAAGACTGACACGGGGTTTGGGTTCAACGTGCGAGGTCAGGTCAGCGAGGGAGGTCAGTGGAGGCCGATAAATGGCGAGTTATACCCTCCTCTGCAGCACGTCTCAGCGGTGTTGGAAGGAGGCGCGGCCGAGCAGGCTGGAATACGCAAGGGAGACAGGATCCTCGAGGT GAATGGGGTGAACGTGGAAGGTGCCGAACACCGATATGTAGTAGAGCTCATCAAACAAGGTGGAGATGTTCTTAAGTTGACGGTGATCTCGGTTTCTCAGAAG GAAGCAGAGAGGTTGGAGCCAAGTGAAGAGACTTCAGGGTTTTCGTATATAGACTATAGTGAGAAACGATCGCTACCCATATCAATTCCTGACTACTCGTACATAGAATCGGCAGGGGACAAGTATGTTGTTTTCAATATCTACATGGCAGGGCGTCACCTCTGTGCTCGCAGATACAGAGAATTTGCTGTCCTACACAATAACCTCAAGAGGGAGTTCATGGATTTCAACTTCCCAAAGCTACCTGGGAAGTGGCCATTTTC CCTCTCCGAGCAGCAGCTAGATGGACGGAGGCGAGGATTAGAGCTTTATCTAGAAAAAGTTTGTGCTGTGAGAGTGATAGCAGAATCTGATATAATGCAGGATTTCCTGAATGACTCAGATGATCATCAG GGAAACAGCATTCGTGTAGACCTCAAAGTATTACTACCAGATAAGACTGTGGTGACAGTAACGCAGGCCAAGAATGTGTTAGCTCACCAGGTGTATCAAGCTGTTGTGGAGAAGATTAATCTTCCTCCGGAGACAGCAAAGTGCTTTGCGCTTTTTGAGATTGTAGAGTATAACTTTG AGCGTAAAATTAGTGATGACGAATTTCCCCACAACCTGTACATTCAAAACTATAGCACTGCAACAGCAACATGTCTCTGTCTGCACCGCTGGATCTTCAACCcacagagagag ATACGCCTTTGTGCAACTGATGACACTGCTCACACATGGCTGTTTTGGACGGCTGTGGAGGATGTGAATCGAGGCCATATCAAACCCACAGATCAATTGTATCAGTTAAAGGCATTGCAAGATGTTGCTCGAAAGGAGCAGTACCTCCAG GTTGTCCGTGGATGTGAAGGCTATGGTGATATAGTGTTTCCTCATTGCCCATGTGACTCTAGGAAGAAGGGACATGTTGTTGCCTATGTGGGTTATAAGTCATTTAGGTTACAAGCTTGTAAAGAGGATGGTACATTACAG ACACAAGTAATTGACTTTGCCTGGTCAACGATTGAGAAGTTTGAAATAGATGATGAGGGCATGGCCTTCTGTTTCCTCTATCGGCAAACTGAAGACCTTATCAGATGGGTGAAAATATTCACTCCCTAT TACCACTTCATGGATGAATGCTTTCAACGAATCCAGGAAGAACAACAGTGGACGTAG
- the Snx27 gene encoding sorting nexin-27 isoform X4 — MNGVNVEGAEHRYVVELIKQGGDVLKLTVISVSQKEAERLEPSEETSGFSYIDYSEKRSLPISIPDYSYIESAGDKYVVFNIYMAGRHLCARRYREFAVLHNNLKREFMDFNFPKLPGKWPFSLSEQQLDGRRRGLELYLEKVCAVRVIAESDIMQDFLNDSDDHQGNSIRVDLKVLLPDKTVVTVTQAKNVLAHQVYQAVVEKINLPPETAKCFALFEIVEYNFERKISDDEFPHNLYIQNYSTATATCLCLHRWIFNPQREIRLCATDDTAHTWLFWTAVEDVNRGHIKPTDQLYQLKALQDVARKEQYLQVVRGCEGYGDIVFPHCPCDSRKKGHVVAYVGYKSFRLQACKEDGTLQTQVIDFAWSTIEKFEIDDEGMAFCFLYRQTEDLIRWVKIFTPYYHFMDECFQRIQEEQQWT; from the exons AT GAATGGGGTGAACGTGGAAGGTGCCGAACACCGATATGTAGTAGAGCTCATCAAACAAGGTGGAGATGTTCTTAAGTTGACGGTGATCTCGGTTTCTCAGAAG GAAGCAGAGAGGTTGGAGCCAAGTGAAGAGACTTCAGGGTTTTCGTATATAGACTATAGTGAGAAACGATCGCTACCCATATCAATTCCTGACTACTCGTACATAGAATCGGCAGGGGACAAGTATGTTGTTTTCAATATCTACATGGCAGGGCGTCACCTCTGTGCTCGCAGATACAGAGAATTTGCTGTCCTACACAATAACCTCAAGAGGGAGTTCATGGATTTCAACTTCCCAAAGCTACCTGGGAAGTGGCCATTTTC CCTCTCCGAGCAGCAGCTAGATGGACGGAGGCGAGGATTAGAGCTTTATCTAGAAAAAGTTTGTGCTGTGAGAGTGATAGCAGAATCTGATATAATGCAGGATTTCCTGAATGACTCAGATGATCATCAG GGAAACAGCATTCGTGTAGACCTCAAAGTATTACTACCAGATAAGACTGTGGTGACAGTAACGCAGGCCAAGAATGTGTTAGCTCACCAGGTGTATCAAGCTGTTGTGGAGAAGATTAATCTTCCTCCGGAGACAGCAAAGTGCTTTGCGCTTTTTGAGATTGTAGAGTATAACTTTG AGCGTAAAATTAGTGATGACGAATTTCCCCACAACCTGTACATTCAAAACTATAGCACTGCAACAGCAACATGTCTCTGTCTGCACCGCTGGATCTTCAACCcacagagagag ATACGCCTTTGTGCAACTGATGACACTGCTCACACATGGCTGTTTTGGACGGCTGTGGAGGATGTGAATCGAGGCCATATCAAACCCACAGATCAATTGTATCAGTTAAAGGCATTGCAAGATGTTGCTCGAAAGGAGCAGTACCTCCAG GTTGTCCGTGGATGTGAAGGCTATGGTGATATAGTGTTTCCTCATTGCCCATGTGACTCTAGGAAGAAGGGACATGTTGTTGCCTATGTGGGTTATAAGTCATTTAGGTTACAAGCTTGTAAAGAGGATGGTACATTACAG ACACAAGTAATTGACTTTGCCTGGTCAACGATTGAGAAGTTTGAAATAGATGATGAGGGCATGGCCTTCTGTTTCCTCTATCGGCAAACTGAAGACCTTATCAGATGGGTGAAAATATTCACTCCCTAT TACCACTTCATGGATGAATGCTTTCAACGAATCCAGGAAGAACAACAGTGGACGTAG
- the Snx27 gene encoding sorting nexin-27 isoform X3, which produces MWLMLVNGVNVEGAEHRYVVELIKQGGDVLKLTVISVSQKEAERLEPSEETSGFSYIDYSEKRSLPISIPDYSYIESAGDKYVVFNIYMAGRHLCARRYREFAVLHNNLKREFMDFNFPKLPGKWPFSLSEQQLDGRRRGLELYLEKVCAVRVIAESDIMQDFLNDSDDHQGNSIRVDLKVLLPDKTVVTVTQAKNVLAHQVYQAVVEKINLPPETAKCFALFEIVEYNFERKISDDEFPHNLYIQNYSTATATCLCLHRWIFNPQREIRLCATDDTAHTWLFWTAVEDVNRGHIKPTDQLYQLKALQDVARKEQYLQVVRGCEGYGDIVFPHCPCDSRKKGHVVAYVGYKSFRLQACKEDGTLQTQVIDFAWSTIEKFEIDDEGMAFCFLYRQTEDLIRWVKIFTPYYHFMDECFQRIQEEQQWT; this is translated from the exons ATGTGGCTGATGCTGGT GAATGGGGTGAACGTGGAAGGTGCCGAACACCGATATGTAGTAGAGCTCATCAAACAAGGTGGAGATGTTCTTAAGTTGACGGTGATCTCGGTTTCTCAGAAG GAAGCAGAGAGGTTGGAGCCAAGTGAAGAGACTTCAGGGTTTTCGTATATAGACTATAGTGAGAAACGATCGCTACCCATATCAATTCCTGACTACTCGTACATAGAATCGGCAGGGGACAAGTATGTTGTTTTCAATATCTACATGGCAGGGCGTCACCTCTGTGCTCGCAGATACAGAGAATTTGCTGTCCTACACAATAACCTCAAGAGGGAGTTCATGGATTTCAACTTCCCAAAGCTACCTGGGAAGTGGCCATTTTC CCTCTCCGAGCAGCAGCTAGATGGACGGAGGCGAGGATTAGAGCTTTATCTAGAAAAAGTTTGTGCTGTGAGAGTGATAGCAGAATCTGATATAATGCAGGATTTCCTGAATGACTCAGATGATCATCAG GGAAACAGCATTCGTGTAGACCTCAAAGTATTACTACCAGATAAGACTGTGGTGACAGTAACGCAGGCCAAGAATGTGTTAGCTCACCAGGTGTATCAAGCTGTTGTGGAGAAGATTAATCTTCCTCCGGAGACAGCAAAGTGCTTTGCGCTTTTTGAGATTGTAGAGTATAACTTTG AGCGTAAAATTAGTGATGACGAATTTCCCCACAACCTGTACATTCAAAACTATAGCACTGCAACAGCAACATGTCTCTGTCTGCACCGCTGGATCTTCAACCcacagagagag ATACGCCTTTGTGCAACTGATGACACTGCTCACACATGGCTGTTTTGGACGGCTGTGGAGGATGTGAATCGAGGCCATATCAAACCCACAGATCAATTGTATCAGTTAAAGGCATTGCAAGATGTTGCTCGAAAGGAGCAGTACCTCCAG GTTGTCCGTGGATGTGAAGGCTATGGTGATATAGTGTTTCCTCATTGCCCATGTGACTCTAGGAAGAAGGGACATGTTGTTGCCTATGTGGGTTATAAGTCATTTAGGTTACAAGCTTGTAAAGAGGATGGTACATTACAG ACACAAGTAATTGACTTTGCCTGGTCAACGATTGAGAAGTTTGAAATAGATGATGAGGGCATGGCCTTCTGTTTCCTCTATCGGCAAACTGAAGACCTTATCAGATGGGTGAAAATATTCACTCCCTAT TACCACTTCATGGATGAATGCTTTCAACGAATCCAGGAAGAACAACAGTGGACGTAG